A region of the Dickeya chrysanthemi NCPPB 402 genome:
CACGGAATTTATTTACCCGGAAAAATCAATCCAATAATTTTATTTTTTACAGACTCACCATTACTAAAGTAGGTAGGCATTATGAATGAAAACAGAATGCTGGGGTTAGCTTATATCTCTCCCTATATAATAGGGTTGATAGTTTTCACTGCTTTCCCCTTTCTTTCATCATTTGTGCTCAGTTTTACTGAGTACGATTTAATGAGTCCCCCCACATTCACCGGGCTGGAAAATTACCACCGGATGTTTATGGAGGACGATCTTTTCTGGAAATCCATGGGAGTAACATTTGCTTATGTCTTTTTGACTATCCCGCTGAAACTGATTTTTGCACTGCTTATTGCGTTCGTGCTGAATTTCAAGTTACGCGGAATCGGTTTTTTCCGTACCGCTTATTACGTACCGTCGATTCTCGGCAGCAGCGTGGCTATCGCCGTACTGTGGCGCGCCTTGTTCGCCATCGACGGGTTGCTGAACAGCTTTATCGGCGTCTTTGGTTTAGATCCGGTCAACTGGTTGGGTGAACCGTCGCTGGCGCTGATGTCGGTTACCTTACTGCGTGTCTGGCAGTTCGGTTCCGCGATGGTGATCTTCCTGGCTGCCTTGCAAAACGTACCGCAATCGCAGTATGAAGCGGCGATGATCGATGGCGCGTCGAAATGGCAGATGTTCCTGAAAGTCACCGTACCGCTGATTACACCGGTTATTTTCTTCAACTTTATTATGCAGACGACGCAAGCGTTTCAGGAATTTACCGCGCCCTACGTCATTACCGGTGGTGGCCCAACCCACTACACCTATCTGTTCTCGCTCTATATCTATGATACGGCATTCAAGTATTTCGATATGGGGTACGGCGCGGCCCTGGCATGGGTGCTGTTCCTGGTGGTAGCCGTATTCGCCGCTATCTCCTTTAAATCGTCTAAATACTGGGTGTTCTATTCCGCCGATAAAGGAGGAAAAAATGGCTGATATTCATTCCCCACTGTCTGCGCAGAGTATCGCCGCGGCAGAAGTTCGCCGCACGCTGCGCCGTGAAAAAATCAGTGCTGCCATGCGTTACATTATTTTGCTGTTCGTCGGCATTCTGATGCTCTATCCGTTAGCGTGGATGTTCTCGGCATCGTTCAAACCGAACCATGAGATTTTCACGACCCTCAGCCTGTGGCCGGCACATGCCACCTGGGATGGCTTTATCAATGGCTGGAAAACCGGCACTGAGTACAACTTCGGTCACTACATGATCAATACCTTTCAGTATGTGATTCCGAAAGTGGTGCTGACGGTGATCTCTTCCACCATCGTGGCTTATGGTTTTGCCCGGTTTGAAATTCCGTGGAAAAACTTTTGGTTCGCGACCTTGATCGCCACCATGTTGCTGCCAAGTACCGTTTTACTGATTCCGCAGTACATCATGTTCCGTGAAATGGGCATGCTGAACAGTTATCTGCCGTTGTATGTCCCGGTCGCATTCGCTACGCATGGGTTCTTTGTATTCATGCTGATTCAGTTCCTGCGCGGCGTACCGCGTGATATGGAAGAAGCCGCACAGATCGATGGCTGTAACTCCTGGCAGGTATTGTGGTACGTCGTCGTACCCATTCTGAAACCGGCCATCATTTCGGTTGCGCTGTTCCAGTTCATGTGGTCAATGAACGACTTTATCGGCCCGCTGATTTACGTTTACAGCGTGGACAAATACCCGATTGCGCTGGCTCTGAAAATGTCTATCGACGTAACAGAAGGCGCACCGTGGAACGAAATTCTGGCAATGGCGAGTATCTCCATTCTGCCGTCCATCATTATTTTCTTCATGGCTCAGCGCTACTTCGTTCAGGGCGTTACCAGCAGCGGAATTAAAGGTTAATTGAGGATTTATCATGGCTGAAGTCA
Encoded here:
- a CDS encoding carbohydrate ABC transporter permease yields the protein MNENRMLGLAYISPYIIGLIVFTAFPFLSSFVLSFTEYDLMSPPTFTGLENYHRMFMEDDLFWKSMGVTFAYVFLTIPLKLIFALLIAFVLNFKLRGIGFFRTAYYVPSILGSSVAIAVLWRALFAIDGLLNSFIGVFGLDPVNWLGEPSLALMSVTLLRVWQFGSAMVIFLAALQNVPQSQYEAAMIDGASKWQMFLKVTVPLITPVIFFNFIMQTTQAFQEFTAPYVITGGGPTHYTYLFSLYIYDTAFKYFDMGYGAALAWVLFLVVAVFAAISFKSSKYWVFYSADKGGKNG
- a CDS encoding carbohydrate ABC transporter permease; amino-acid sequence: MADIHSPLSAQSIAAAEVRRTLRREKISAAMRYIILLFVGILMLYPLAWMFSASFKPNHEIFTTLSLWPAHATWDGFINGWKTGTEYNFGHYMINTFQYVIPKVVLTVISSTIVAYGFARFEIPWKNFWFATLIATMLLPSTVLLIPQYIMFREMGMLNSYLPLYVPVAFATHGFFVFMLIQFLRGVPRDMEEAAQIDGCNSWQVLWYVVVPILKPAIISVALFQFMWSMNDFIGPLIYVYSVDKYPIALALKMSIDVTEGAPWNEILAMASISILPSIIIFFMAQRYFVQGVTSSGIKG